In Lemur catta isolate mLemCat1 chromosome 1, mLemCat1.pri, whole genome shotgun sequence, one DNA window encodes the following:
- the TMIGD2 gene encoding transmembrane and immunoglobulin domain-containing protein 2, whose protein sequence is MGSLGTALLLLLQLWALQGATSLHVHQEPKLLRVQQGTQVTLACQVTQAQAWEQLRVGWTKDGDILCQPYITNDSLSLGVCGPRGHLSWWAPGVLTLWLDHVTLNDSGDYVCWAVIEIPELDQADGNGTQLLVDADFFSADPTLNANLTSSFPGNPLYSNVLFRPRGSPKKNEAGPGEGKVQATPGKDQKGQSIYSTSFPQPVPHYPNQTPKPCPSPEPSHYVPMARVSPGPSPAGQPRPRGLPEVGHSKRTPPPVAT, encoded by the exons ATGGGGTCCCTGGGCACAGCACTGCTCCTGCTACTGCAGCTCTGGG CCCTACAAGGAGCCACAAGCCTGCACGTGCACCAGGAGCCCAAGTTGCTGCGGGTTCAGCAGGGCACTCAGGTGACCCTGGCCTGCCAAGTGACACAGGCCCAGGCCTGGGAACAACTCAGGGTCGGATGGACAAAGGACGGTGACATCTTGTGTCAGCCATACATCACCAATGACAGCCTAAGCCTGGGGGTCTGCGGGCCCCGGGGCCACCTCTCCTGGTGGGCACCTGGGGTTCTCACCCTGTGGCTGGACCATGTGACCCTCAATGACAGCGGGGACTATGTGTGCTGGGCGGTCATAGAGATTCCTGAGTTGGACCAGGCCGATGGCAACGGGACACAGCTTCTAGTGGATGCAG ATTTCTTCTCTGCAGACCCCACGCTGAACGCGAACCTGACCTCCAGCTTCCCAG GAAATCCACTGTACAGCAACGTCCTGTTCCGGCCTCGGGGCTCCCCAAAGAAGAATGAGGCCGGGCCTGGAGAGGGGAAGGTGCAGGCCACCCCCGGGAAGGACCAGAAAGGCCAGAGCATCTATTCAACCTCTTTTCCCCAGCCTGTCCCCCACTACCCGAATCAGACCCCTAAACCTTGCCCCAGCCCGGAGCCCAGTCACTATGTCCCCATGGCCAGGGTCTCTCCCGGCCCAAGCCCCGCTGGGCAGCCAAGGCCGAGAGGGCTCCCTGAAGTGGGGCACTCAAAGAGGACCCCACCACCGGTGGCTACGTGA
- the SHD gene encoding SH2 domain-containing adapter protein D, translated as MAKWLRDYLSFGGRRPPPQPPTPDYSDSDILRAYRAQKNLDFEDPYEDVESRLEPEPTGPGDCKGPGGDAKYDSPKHRLIKVEAADMARAKALLGSPGEEVEVDTEYSDPFDAQPHRPSPDDGYMEPYDAQRVLSELPCRGVQLYDTPYEEQDQETGDGAPSGQKPRQSRLPQEDERPAEEYDQPWEWKKDHISRAFAVQFDSPDWERTPGASKELRRPPPRSPQPAERVDPALPLEKQPWFHGPLNRADAENLLALCKEGSYLVRLSETSPQDCSLSLRSSQGFLHLKFARTRENQVVLGQHSGPFASVPELVLHYSSRPLPVQGAEHLALLYPVVTQNP; from the exons ATGGCCAAGTGGCTACGGGACTACCTGAGCTTTGGCGGTCGGAGGCCGCCCCCGCAGCCGCCCACCCCGGACTACAGCGACAGCGACATCCTGAGGGCCTACCGCGCGCAAAAGAACCTGGACTTCGAGGACCCCTATGAGGATGTCGAGAGCCGCTTGGAGCCGGAGCCCACGGGCCCCGGGGACTGCAAGGGCCCCGGCGGTGACGCCAAGTACGACTCCCCCAAGCACCGGCTCATCAAGGTGGAGGCTGCGGACATGGCCAGGGCCAAGGCACTGCTGGGCAGCCCCGGGGAGGAG GTGGAAGTCGACACGGAGTATTCAGATCCCTTCGATGCCCAGCCTCATCGCCCGTCCCCAGATGATGGCTACATGGAACCCTATGACGCACAGCGGGTCTTGAGCG aactGCCATGCAGAGGGGTGCAGCTGTATGATACTCCTTATGAAGAGCAGGACCAAGAAACAGGGGATGGGGCCCCTTCTGGGCAGAAGCCTCGACAGAGCCGGCTGCCCCAGGAGGACGAACGGCCAGCGGAGGAGTATGACCAGCCCTGGGAGTGGAAGAAAGACCACATCTCCAGGGCATTTGCAG TGCAGTTTGACAGTCCAGACTGGGAAAGGACCCCAGGCGCATCCAAGGAGCTCCGGAGACCCCCGCCCAGGAGCCCGCAGCCCGCGGAGCGTGTGGACCCGGCCCTGCCCCTGGAGAAACAGCC GTGGTTTCATGGCCCGCTGAACCGGGCAGATGCTGAGAACCTTCTAGCGCTCTGCAAGGAAGGCAGCTACCTTGTGCGGCTCAGTGAGACCAGCCCCCAAGACTGCTCCCTGTCTCTCAG GAGCAGCCAGGGCTTCCTACATCTGAAGTTCGCGCGGACCCGGGAGAACCAGGTGGTGCTGGGCCAGCACAGCGGACCCTTTGCCAGTGTCCCTGAGCTGGTTCTGCATTACAGCTCACGCCCGCTGCCCGTGCAGGGCGCCGAGCACCTGGCCTTGCTGTACCCAGTCGTCACGCAGAACCCCTGA